DNA sequence from the Xylanibacillus composti genome:
GAAGTGTATAGCGAACACATCGAAGGAGTTTTCCGAATGCAAGTGTTATTCGACATCATGCGATGGACGCACATTGTTGGCGGATTTCTGGCGTTAAGCGTGTTTTGGCTGCCGATCGTGGCTAAAAAGGGAGGACGCGTGCATAACAATGTCGGCTGGGTGTATGTGTGGGCGATGGCCGCCGTTTCGGTAACGGCTTTTTTTATGGGAATATACCGCCTAACTTGGGACGCCGGCCCTGATGCGGACGCGATTCCGTTTTCGTGGTTTTTGCTGTTTATTGCGATTTTGAGCTCTGCGACCGCATGGTATGGCGTGCGTGTGCTTCGCTATAAACGGCGCAAGGCGGGTCACCGGAATCCGGTTGATTTATTGTTTCCATCGTTGCTGTTCGGCGCAGGGATCGGCATTTCCATTTACGGCTTTGCGATTGACTTCCCGCTGTTGCAGTATTTCCCGCTGCTCGGATTGTTTCTGGGGGGGTCGCAGCTTCTCTATTGGCTGAAAGCCCCGAAGACGAGATCCCACTGGGTCGTTGAGCATATTGTAGGCATGCTGTCCTGCTGCATCGCAACCGTGACGGCCTTTACGGTATTCGGAGCGCCGAGGCTGTTGCAGGTCGATTCGGTAAGCTTGCTTGTATGGTTCCTGCCGACGATTGTGCTCGTTCCGCTGATCATTGGCTTTACGATTGTGTATAAGAGGAAGATGGATCGCCCTATCAACAGGTAGGCCATCCTTGAAGGATGGCCGTTGTTTGTGTTCGATTACAGCTACGCTGCCGGGCGAAATTCCGGTTCGGATACGAAAGACCCTCTCATTTCAGCCGGGAGTATACTCGCAAGTTTGGTTTGCCCCCGACGAGAGACCTTCAACGACTGCGCGAGACGCTGAAAATGAGATAGAAGAATAGAGGGGGAAGGTTAAATGAATATAGGTGTGGTTTTAGATACAAATGCTTTATTTATAAGTACATTCAAAGACTTTAAGGAATTGAATTTTATAAAAAGACTTGAGCATGTTCTCAATACAATAGAAGTTAATGGGGCTTTTTCCGGGAAAGTAGAACTGCTTGTGCCGAAAATAGTCCTCAACGAATTAGTGCAACAACAAAGCAAATCCTACTATAGGAAAATAAATGACCTGTTAGAATACAAATTCCATAGTTTTGAAATTATCAAGGATACTAACTATGACAACTACCTTCGAGATTTATTTAATGCCTATTTACAATCCTACAAATTTAATACTGAAATAAAGGTTTTATCCTATCCAGATATACCAATTGAGAAGCTTATTAACAGAGCGATAAAACAATACCCCCCATTCTTGGGGAAGGATAAAGAGACCGATAAAGGGTTTAAAGATGTGATTCTCTGGGAGAACATACTTGAATATAAAAGATTATTTCCAGAGCAAACGTTGATCCTTTTTTCTGGTGATAAAATATTTGAGTCGGATTATCTATTTAAGGAATACAGAGACCTATTTGGCGAAGAGTTGGTCATAGTTGATAATGAAATAGCACTTGTTGATATACTTGGTGAGAAGCTGAACACGAATGTGATCCAGACAGAAAGTAATATTATTTTTAATAAGTTCAAGACCGTCATAGCTAGAAGTAATTTGTCAGAGCTATATAAAGGAATAACTTATCATCATCCACTAAACAGCGGCAGCTACATGTTTAGAAGACTCAAAATTCTTACATTGAATGGATTGTTTAACGAAATAAGCATACATGTAGTCAATGGAGTAGAGGTTAGATACTTTGTAATCGAGATTGGATTAGAACTTATCTTCTCGGAAAGTTATGTTCATTTAGATAACTCACCAACCATTAATATAACTGATTTTTACGAATTCGAAATTTATTATTATCCAGAAGGGGATTACTTTAAGATATTCGGTTTTGAATCGCCTTTTGATGAAGAAAGCGTTAGTTATTCCCAAGATTTTATTTTGAGACAAGAAATCAACAACTTAGAACCGATAGTAGACTACACATCAGAATGACATTGAAGAGCCAACCTGGCCGGATGCGTCGATGAGTCATTGGGCATTCCATCATATTGAGGAAGCGTCTCAGGATCATTATTACAGGCTACGGTTAGAAGGCGGAGAGATCATCTTCGAGTAATATGTGCGAAATAGGGATACAAAAGAGGGAATGGCGGTGCCAGGGAATTGCCCTGACGCCGCCATACTTTGTAAGCATCCTCCTGCAAATCGACAACGAGTTAGTTATTGGTCTCTTCCATCTCTATAAATATCTTCTGTGCTTGCTGATTCCATTCAACTTGCGCACCCAAGGATTGACTGATGAAGCGCAAAGGCAAGTAGGATGTCCCGGCGTTGATAAAAGGTTGATTCTCTAAAATGATCTGTTCGTCGTTCAAGGACAATTCACCAGTTGTGAAACTGACGCTGATGGCGACAGGACTTTCGACAGGGTGAGATTTCGATATGGTTGCCACTTTCGTCATCATATCCCACGAAACCTCTGCGCCCAGGTCCTCGAAGATTGATCGAATGGGGATGAAGGCTTGGTCGTTCTTTATGATCACACCATTGCTTAATTGAACCGGATGGCCATTTAACTCGACAGCAATTGGCGGCTTGACCGGTACAGGCGGGTCATGCATGAATTGGAAATCGCCATAGCCCAAGTCAGCATTTTTATTCACGCCCCATCCCCATAGAGAACCGTCCTTTTTTTGCATGATCACGTGACGGGCGCCATGTTTAACCGCGGCCACATCCGAGGCAATCAAACTAAACTCCGGATCATTCGGCATACGCTCACCTTCAAATGACGCGCGAGACAGATTGCCCTCTTGGGTAAACACTACTATGGACCGTTCATGGATAAATGCATCTTTCACGCCACTAATTGAAGTGATGAGGATAGGCTCTGGCTGTTCGTGATAAGTTGTTCCATCCGACCAACCTGTCACAGTTCCTCCCCAGAACCATAGTCTGGCGTGACGATCGATCGCTACGTTCGTATATTGTCCGATATACATCTGCTCAATCTGATTTAAGCCGTCTATTTTTATTAGCTCTTGTCCTGCAGCTTTGTCGTTCTCCGTGTAAGCCTGATTGTAATCATTCGCCCATGCCCAAACCGTGCCGTCAGATTTAAGCACATAATTTCTTTCGATATCCACAACCTCATTCAGATCAGGGATAGCTTCAAACGTTCGATAAGAGTCAAGACTTTTCAGAACGGTGCCATCTTTTTTCAATAGGAGCCACTGATATTGGCTTTCTCTGACGTTATAATATCCAGAAATATCCTGTATGTTATCGATATTCGGTATCCGTTCAGCCTGTGTCGCAGATCCTGCATCTTGGTCAAGCTCAGGCAGTACGAATACATGGCCGTTCGCATCGAGAATCAATGGAGAGTGATAACTGGATGCAAGGACATCCGATACTCCCTCTACAGGATAGACGTTGACTTGAGGAGAAGAGGTTCTTTCCCATTTCCATACGGTTCCATCCGATTTTGTTACATAATTGAGACCGAACGAGGTAGCAACATCCGTTAATCCTGTAATTTGCGTAGGTACGGTGTACGTTCCCCCCCACACCCAATAAGAACCATCTGCTCGAATAAGAGAATTCGCTTCGAAGCTTTGGATTTGATTCGCAGCGGATGCTGCGGTGCCGACTGTAACTGTGCTAAAGAATAAGCTCAAGAGCATACCAAGCAAACCGAGTTTTTTCTTCAAATCATTCATCTCCCTGCGTTTTTTCACAGCCTTACAATAGCTATATAGTTAGACGATCCTTGCTAAATAAGGTTGCGAAGGGATTGGGCTCTTTCTGCTACTTTAAAGAATATATTAATTTTTATCATTAACCCTTAATTTTCTATCGTTTTATGTCATATTGGTAGTATACGCCTAATTAGGGGGAATGGTTGATGAAGAGGTTTACGAAACAAGAAACCAGCTGGATGTTCTATGACTGGGCCAATTCCGCTTATTCCATCATTATCTCGACTGCTGTTTTCCCGCTATTTTACAAAGCGGCAGCGACAGAGGCTGGAATTAGCGCTGCCAATTCCACGGCTTATTTAGGATATACCATTGCGATTGCCACGTTCATATTGGCTATGCTCGGGCCCATCCTTGGAACCATTGCTGATTATAGGGGGTATAAGAAGAAGTTTTTCACATTCTTCTTTTTGGTAGGCGTTCTCTCTACGGCATTGCTTGCCTTCATCCCCTCCGACCAATGGCTGCTCTTGCTTATCTGTTATACCTTTACCGTGATCGGCTCTGCCGGGTCCAATGTGTTCTACGATGCTTTCCTTGTAGATGTCACGAGTGAGAAGAAAATGGATACCGTATCAGCCCGCGGCTTTGGTTTGGGCTATATCGGGAGTACGATTCCCTTCCTCCTTAGTATTGTCATTATCATCTTGGCACAGCAGGGGGTTCTGCCCCTCTCCGCGACTATGGCAAGTAAGATTGCCTTTTTGATTACAGCCGCTTGGTGGGGATTGTTTACGATTTCTCTTCTAAAAAATGTCCAGCAAAAGTACTTTATCGAGCCTGAGAAAAATCCGGTGATCAACAGCTTTAGACGGCTTGGGAAAACACTTAGAAATATAAGACAGTATCGGAGCGTATTTTTGTTTTTAATTGCCTATTTCTTTTATATCGACGGTGTAGGAACAATTATTACCATGTCAACAGCATATGGGACAGACCTTGGCAGTAGCTCTACCAATCTGCTGGTGATTCTGTTTGTCACACAAGTTGTCGCTGCGCCTTTCGCTGTGCTGTACGGCAAACTGTCAGACAGATTTACTGGCAAGAAGATGCTGTATGTCGGTATTGTCGTGTATATCATCGTCTGCATTTATGCGTTCTTCATGAAAACAACGTTGGATTTTTGGATTCTGGCTATGCTCGTTGCCACCTCACAAGGGGGCATTCAATCGCTAAGCCGCTCCTACTTTGCCAAGATAATTCCGAAAGAGCATTCCAACGAATTCTTTGGCTTCTACAATATTTTCGGGAAATTTGCATCGATTATGGGGCCGTTGCTGGTCGGCGCGACCGCACAAATTACGGGTCATTCCAATATGGGTGTATTTAGTCTTGTCATTCTGTTTGTAGTGGGCATGGTTGTGTTGGCTCGCGTGCCAGAACCAACAGAGTCTACCAGCCCGGCTTGAGACTCGGCCACTGCCGATCGACCTTCCCGATGATAGCGTTGCTGCTGACATAGCCGTTAGGAAGGGTAACTGTAACGGACACGGATGACCGTTACAGGGCGTATGGGGCGTTTTTAGACATTATGACGGACACGGATGACCGTTAGCGCTGAATTGACCGGTCAAAACGACAGTTTTTGGCCTCTAATGGACATCGGAGACCGTTAGAAAATCGAAGGA
Encoded proteins:
- a CDS encoding DUF2306 domain-containing protein, translating into MQVLFDIMRWTHIVGGFLALSVFWLPIVAKKGGRVHNNVGWVYVWAMAAVSVTAFFMGIYRLTWDAGPDADAIPFSWFLLFIAILSSATAWYGVRVLRYKRRKAGHRNPVDLLFPSLLFGAGIGISIYGFAIDFPLLQYFPLLGLFLGGSQLLYWLKAPKTRSHWVVEHIVGMLSCCIATVTAFTVFGAPRLLQVDSVSLLVWFLPTIVLVPLIIGFTIVYKRKMDRPINR
- a CDS encoding PIN domain-containing protein, giving the protein MNIGVVLDTNALFISTFKDFKELNFIKRLEHVLNTIEVNGAFSGKVELLVPKIVLNELVQQQSKSYYRKINDLLEYKFHSFEIIKDTNYDNYLRDLFNAYLQSYKFNTEIKVLSYPDIPIEKLINRAIKQYPPFLGKDKETDKGFKDVILWENILEYKRLFPEQTLILFSGDKIFESDYLFKEYRDLFGEELVIVDNEIALVDILGEKLNTNVIQTESNIIFNKFKTVIARSNLSELYKGITYHHPLNSGSYMFRRLKILTLNGLFNEISIHVVNGVEVRYFVIEIGLELIFSESYVHLDNSPTINITDFYEFEIYYYPEGDYFKIFGFESPFDEESVSYSQDFILRQEINNLEPIVDYTSE
- a CDS encoding stalk domain-containing protein; protein product: MKKKLGLLGMLLSLFFSTVTVGTAASAANQIQSFEANSLIRADGSYWVWGGTYTVPTQITGLTDVATSFGLNYVTKSDGTVWKWERTSSPQVNVYPVEGVSDVLASSYHSPLILDANGHVFVLPELDQDAGSATQAERIPNIDNIQDISGYYNVRESQYQWLLLKKDGTVLKSLDSYRTFEAIPDLNEVVDIERNYVLKSDGTVWAWANDYNQAYTENDKAAGQELIKIDGLNQIEQMYIGQYTNVAIDRHARLWFWGGTVTGWSDGTTYHEQPEPILITSISGVKDAFIHERSIVVFTQEGNLSRASFEGERMPNDPEFSLIASDVAAVKHGARHVIMQKKDGSLWGWGVNKNADLGYGDFQFMHDPPVPVKPPIAVELNGHPVQLSNGVIIKNDQAFIPIRSIFEDLGAEVSWDMMTKVATISKSHPVESPVAISVSFTTGELSLNDEQIILENQPFINAGTSYLPLRFISQSLGAQVEWNQQAQKIFIEMEETNN
- a CDS encoding MFS transporter encodes the protein MMKRFTKQETSWMFYDWANSAYSIIISTAVFPLFYKAAATEAGISAANSTAYLGYTIAIATFILAMLGPILGTIADYRGYKKKFFTFFFLVGVLSTALLAFIPSDQWLLLLICYTFTVIGSAGSNVFYDAFLVDVTSEKKMDTVSARGFGLGYIGSTIPFLLSIVIIILAQQGVLPLSATMASKIAFLITAAWWGLFTISLLKNVQQKYFIEPEKNPVINSFRRLGKTLRNIRQYRSVFLFLIAYFFYIDGVGTIITMSTAYGTDLGSSSTNLLVILFVTQVVAAPFAVLYGKLSDRFTGKKMLYVGIVVYIIVCIYAFFMKTTLDFWILAMLVATSQGGIQSLSRSYFAKIIPKEHSNEFFGFYNIFGKFASIMGPLLVGATAQITGHSNMGVFSLVILFVVGMVVLARVPEPTESTSPA